AATGACGGATGAATTCTAAAAAAACATTACTTATACTGGCAGGCGGCCTCGGAAGCCGTTACAAAGGACTGAAACAGGTAGACGGAATTCTGGATAACGGCTCACCGATCCTGGAGTATTCAATTTATGATGCCCTGAACGCTGGTTTCGGCAAGATTGTTATTATTGTGAACCGACTTATTCCTCACAGCTACATTGAAAGATTAAATACAATATCTGAAATAAAGAAATTTGAACTTCACTGGGTTTATCAGAAAATGGAAAGTTTTCTACCTCAGAATTCTGACTGCTCACAACGGCAAAAGCCTTGGGGAACCGGACACGCTGTTCTTTGTGCAAAAAATACGGTACAAGAACCTTTTGTCATGATCAATGCGGATGATTTTTATGGGAAAGAAGCTTATCAACTGGCAGCAAAAGAAATTGATCTTCATATTTCAGAATCGCAGTTTGGAATGGCTGCTTATCCGGTAAAATCTACGTTGAGTGGAAATGGAAATGTGGCAAGAGGAATATGTACAATGGATGCTGAAGGTTTTCTGATAAAAATAGAGGAGCAGACTTCAATACGGGAAGAGGGAAATTTAATCCTTTATACTGAAAACGGAACGGATATAAAAATTGCCTCCAATGCATTGGTATCTATGAATTTTTTCATTTTTCACCCTAGTGTTTTCGATGCTCTTGAGCTCTATTTTAATGGTTTTATCCAGTCAGGTCCGGAGCCCTTACTGGAATTTTATATCCCTTCCGCTGTACAGAGAATGATTGATGAAAAAAAAGCAAAAGTACTGGTAAAACCTTCTCCTTCTCAATGGATGGGTGTTACCTATGCTGAGGACAAAACAAATATTAAAAATTTTCTGAAATCAGAAATGGAAAAAAACAGATATCCTGAAGATTTATGGAACTAAAACAAATCGTGACCGGATTTATCGGAACTGAAAACTATAAAGTCACTCCTATTACCAACGGACTGATCAATACAACCTATTTGGTAGAGGATGATGATGCTGATCAAAAATTCATTCTTCAGAGACTCAACGGTCAGGTTTTCCAGCGTCCGGAAGTGATCATGCATAATCATATTCTGATCAACGAAATGCTTGAGAACGGCAATTATCCATTGATGCTGGTAAAACCCAAGCCTATTGTATCAGGAAGCTTTATGATGGATGATGAAGATGGAAATTCGTGGAGAATGCTCAGCTTTATACCAGATACCAATACGTTCTTTAAAATTCCTGATATAAAAACAGCTTATGAAGCTGCAAAAGCTGTCGGATGCTTTTTAAATACCATAAATCCTGAATTTCTTCCTGATATCCAGATTCCGATTCCTGATTTTATTAACTTCGAGAAAAGAATCCTGGATTACCAAACTTCATTACAACATGCCAATGAAGATCTTCTAAAGGATGCAGCCTTGGAAATAGAAATGATGAATGAGTTACTTTTTCTTCCAAAAAAATGGATCAAAATGGAAAAGGAGGGCCAATTGCCTAAAAGAGTTATTCATGGAGATCCCAATATCAGAAATATCCTTTTTGATAAAAATTCAAGACCTCTGGCTGTTATTGACCTTGATACGGTAACGGTTTCTACCATTCTGTATGACTTTGGTGATATGGCAAGATCCTATACAAATACACTAGATGAGGATGAAGGAAATGCTAATAACAATTTTAACCCGCAAATTTACAGAACGGTAAAAGACGGATTTCTATTATCATTAAAGGGAAAACTAACGTTTGAAGAGCTTGAAAACCTTGATTATGCCGCACAAACCGTGATCTATATTCAGGCGGTCCGTTTTCTTACCGATTATTTGAATGGGAATACTTATTACACTACGAAATACCTTGAACACAATCTGGACAGAACCAGAAATCAGCTGGAACTGTTGAAGGGGCTGAGAACGTATTTGAAATTGTAATCGCTCATAGGTTTAAGAGTCTATCATTGTGGGATCTTAGATTAGTCTTAGCCGAGATTGCTTCGCTGTGCTCGCAATGACTGAATATAAAAAAGAGGGTTCGGCAAGCTTTGCTTGCCGAACCCTCTTTTCACTTATTATTCAAAAACTTTTGTGCCTTTTGTGATTAAAATTCTATGCAGGTGAAAAATCTGCACCATCTCCTTAACTAAAATTTACACTAGAAACTCCAAAATCCTCTTCCAATCTTCCAATTTTACATCAAACGAAACCGTATGTAGCGGGCTTGTAGAGGGAAGCTGAAATATAGGCAGTCTATAATTTTTCCCTAAAAGCTTTTGCAAATTTTTATACGATTTCCCTCCGTTACAGAAAATTGCTTTGATGTTTAAATGCTCATCCAGCAGTTCAGCAATCTGATTGGCTTCTTCATTTTTAATTTCAGAATCTAAACTTCCTTTTCTCTCACAGGAATCAATGACATCCCACACTGCAATATGATGTTTTTTTAGAATCTTTATCCGCTGATTATAATCATCAGTGAATTCTTCATTGAACAGATGAAAAATAATGGGCCAGAATTTATTTTGGGGATGACCGTAATATTGCTGCTTTTCCAAAGATTTTACACCAGGAATTGATCCTAAAATTAAAATTTCAGATTGGTCATCAACAATAGGCGGAAACGAAGAAATTCTATTTTGCATACTCAAATATATAAAATTTGGCTAAAGCCATTGGACTCAAGACTTATAAAACAAAAAACGGGCTAAAAGCCCGTTCCTATTGATATTTTGCCAATAATTAATTAGAAATTTAATTCTTTTTAATCTTAAATTATAAAGTTTCCTTCAGCCAATCGAAGAATTCTCTCTGCCATACCAATCCGTTTTGAGGATGAAGTACCCAGTGATTTTCATTCGGGAAATAGACCAATTTAGATTTCAGACCTCTTAATTTTGCAGCCTGGAAAGCTTCCTGTCCTTGCTCATAAGGTACACGGTAATCGATACCTCCCTGGAAGATCATAATTGGTTTGTTCCATTTTTCAACAAAATTGCTTGGATTGAAGTCTGTATATGCTTTTGGAAGAGGTTTTTCCCATGGAGAACCAAGATCCCAGTTCGCAAACCAAAGCTCTTCGGTAGTAAGATACCAGGATTTCATATCAAACAATCCATCATGTGCAATGAATGTTTTGAATCTGTTTTCATGAATTCCCGCTAGCATAAATACACTGTATCCTCCATAGCTTGCGCCTACTGCCGCTACTCTTTCACCGTCTACATAAGGTAATGTTTTAGCATAATCTGTTGCTGCCAGATAATCTCTCATTGGCTGTCCGCCCCAGTCTTTTGAAATTTCTTCATTCCACTTTGTTCCCCAGCCCGGCATTCCTCTTCTGTTGGGAGCCACTACGATATATCCGTTGGCTGCCATAAGGGCGAAATTCCATCTGGTGCTGAAAAACTGTGTCAGTGCAGATTGTGGGCCTCCCTGGCAGTAAACGAGCGTAGGGTATTTTTTATTTGGATCAAAGTTGGGTGGATAGTGGAACCATACGCCCATTTCTTTGCCGTCTGTTGTTTTCACCATCTTCAGTTCCGATTTTCCCTGAGCCAGTTTAGCATAAGCTTCTTTATTAGCTTCAGTAACCTGATTCATTTCTCCGTTTTTCACATTGACAGAGAATAACTCGGTTGCATGGTTCACGTCTGTTCTTCCTACTAAAAGTGAAGATTTATTGTCGGTGAAGATTTCGTTAACGTCAAAATCACCTTTTGTAATCTGCTGTACTTTTGCTGCTTTAGGATCTAAAGAGAAAAGCTGCTTGGTTCCTTTGGACGCTGCTGTAAAATAGATCGTTTTAGAATCTCCGCTCCAGAATACATCTCCGGAAACGCTTTCATCCCAGCCGGCGGTAAGATTAGTGGTTTTACCAGACTTCCAGTCCATGATCTTTACATCATTTTTATCCGCTTCATATCCGTCTCTGGCCATACTCTGCCAGATCAGGGATTTTCCGTCCGGGCTGAATTTTGGATTGACATCATAGCCTTTATTGGTTTCTGTTATATTCTTTGTGGTTCCTGATGCCAGATCGTATGCAAAGATATCAGTGTTGGTACTTGTAGAATATTCTTTGCCACTTTTCGGTTTTGTAACATATAAAAGCTGGGAAGAATCCGGACTCCAGATGAAATCTTCTGCACCACCGAAAGGTCTTTGGGGAGAATCCCACGTTTTACCCTCTAAAAGATCTTTTGCAGATTCTGTTTTGTCTGCTGCATTGACTACAAATACATGGTTGTATTTTCCTTCATTGTAATAATCCCAGTGTCTGTGGTTCAGATCAGTATAAACCTGAGCGGTAGTTTTAGGAGTGTCACTGTATCTGTCTTTCCCCATTAGTTTCTCCACCAGAACCTGTTTGCTGAACGCAATTTTTTTACCGTCCGGAGAGATCACGACATTGTCAGCTTCGCCGATGGTATAGAATTCAGACCAGGTTTTCCCGTTGTCTTTTGAAAGATAGATTTTATCTCCTTCCTGAGCATAAATTCCGTTCTTGTCCCATTGGATAAGGGCTTTTTTTCCGAAATCTATTTTGGAAGACTGGTTATTAAGGACATTGAGAAAGTAGTTCTCGTTTTTCGTTTTTTCTGTTTTCAGATCTACCTGTCCGATTTTATAGATTAGGGAAGTCTGATCCGGCGAAACAGCCTGTACCCCAACTTTTTTCAAAGTCCAAAGGATTTCAGGTGTCATTAACTGTTGTGCATTCATTAAGAGCGGAGCTGCCAGAGCGAGCAGGCTGTACTTAAGTTTCATATGTTGATATTCATTTTAACGGAACTGTGAAATCAGAAAGTTTTATCAATTCCTTTTATTTAATTCAAAGATTTCCAAAGTTAGTATTTAAAATAAAGATGACGAAGGATAAATATCAAAATTTAGGGTTCAATCTAACTGACTGGTATTTTTTTCATAACATCAATCAAATAAAAAAGTCTGCCGTAAAAACAGCAGACCTATGATATCAATTTTATTCCTGACCTGTTAGTCTTTATCTGCGAACATGGAATTCGCCAATGAAGTCACAAAGGACAGTAGTATACTAAAGATAAGTGCCCACCAGAAACCGTCTACCACC
The Chryseobacterium sp. W4I1 DNA segment above includes these coding regions:
- a CDS encoding sugar phosphate nucleotidyltransferase; the encoded protein is MNSKKTLLILAGGLGSRYKGLKQVDGILDNGSPILEYSIYDALNAGFGKIVIIVNRLIPHSYIERLNTISEIKKFELHWVYQKMESFLPQNSDCSQRQKPWGTGHAVLCAKNTVQEPFVMINADDFYGKEAYQLAAKEIDLHISESQFGMAAYPVKSTLSGNGNVARGICTMDAEGFLIKIEEQTSIREEGNLILYTENGTDIKIASNALVSMNFFIFHPSVFDALELYFNGFIQSGPEPLLEFYIPSAVQRMIDEKKAKVLVKPSPSQWMGVTYAEDKTNIKNFLKSEMEKNRYPEDLWN
- a CDS encoding phosphotransferase enzyme family protein, giving the protein MELKQIVTGFIGTENYKVTPITNGLINTTYLVEDDDADQKFILQRLNGQVFQRPEVIMHNHILINEMLENGNYPLMLVKPKPIVSGSFMMDDEDGNSWRMLSFIPDTNTFFKIPDIKTAYEAAKAVGCFLNTINPEFLPDIQIPIPDFINFEKRILDYQTSLQHANEDLLKDAALEIEMMNELLFLPKKWIKMEKEGQLPKRVIHGDPNIRNILFDKNSRPLAVIDLDTVTVSTILYDFGDMARSYTNTLDEDEGNANNNFNPQIYRTVKDGFLLSLKGKLTFEELENLDYAAQTVIYIQAVRFLTDYLNGNTYYTTKYLEHNLDRTRNQLELLKGLRTYLKL
- a CDS encoding DNA-deoxyinosine glycosylase, with product MQNRISSFPPIVDDQSEILILGSIPGVKSLEKQQYYGHPQNKFWPIIFHLFNEEFTDDYNQRIKILKKHHIAVWDVIDSCERKGSLDSEIKNEEANQIAELLDEHLNIKAIFCNGGKSYKNLQKLLGKNYRLPIFQLPSTSPLHTVSFDVKLEDWKRILEFLV
- a CDS encoding S9 family peptidase, coding for MKLKYSLLALAAPLLMNAQQLMTPEILWTLKKVGVQAVSPDQTSLIYKIGQVDLKTEKTKNENYFLNVLNNQSSKIDFGKKALIQWDKNGIYAQEGDKIYLSKDNGKTWSEFYTIGEADNVVISPDGKKIAFSKQVLVEKLMGKDRYSDTPKTTAQVYTDLNHRHWDYYNEGKYNHVFVVNAADKTESAKDLLEGKTWDSPQRPFGGAEDFIWSPDSSQLLYVTKPKSGKEYSTSTNTDIFAYDLASGTTKNITETNKGYDVNPKFSPDGKSLIWQSMARDGYEADKNDVKIMDWKSGKTTNLTAGWDESVSGDVFWSGDSKTIYFTAASKGTKQLFSLDPKAAKVQQITKGDFDVNEIFTDNKSSLLVGRTDVNHATELFSVNVKNGEMNQVTEANKEAYAKLAQGKSELKMVKTTDGKEMGVWFHYPPNFDPNKKYPTLVYCQGGPQSALTQFFSTRWNFALMAANGYIVVAPNRRGMPGWGTKWNEEISKDWGGQPMRDYLAATDYAKTLPYVDGERVAAVGASYGGYSVFMLAGIHENRFKTFIAHDGLFDMKSWYLTTEELWFANWDLGSPWEKPLPKAYTDFNPSNFVEKWNKPIMIFQGGIDYRVPYEQGQEAFQAAKLRGLKSKLVYFPNENHWVLHPQNGLVWQREFFDWLKETL